One Prunus dulcis chromosome 7, ALMONDv2, whole genome shotgun sequence DNA segment encodes these proteins:
- the LOC117635700 gene encoding suppressor of mec-8 and unc-52 protein homolog 2 isoform X1 — protein MTSSKKHHKEKVIRRKEEKAEQPELPKYRDRAKERREDQNPDYEQTELGSFHAVAPPGNVDLRAAEAQKLSIEKSKYLGGDVEHTHLVKGLDYALLNKIRSEIDKKPDAEDEADAKSRASKEDQKLSFRTATAKSVYQCIVKPQAVIKTNEMFLPGRMSFIFNMEGGYTHDIPTTLHRSKADCLQPEEMVTVSVDGSVLDRIAKIMSYLRLGSSGKVLKKKKKEKDAKVIGKISIIGNEFVEEDKPSKPDAGTSKNETKREILPPPPPPPPPPGPPPRKNHIDSKAQQGPTMARADEDDIFVGDGVDYAIPGKDLSQSPLSEDMEESPRNKEKVSYFDEPVYGPVQPYGAPQEWQETNGYDATQTQMAGAYHGEWPAEYQYAEQMAYPEQYLQPNMEGYDVEAGLNIQDPRFMTQEEKDRGLGSVFKRDDQRLQQLREKDAREKDPNFISESYSECYPGYQEYNREIVDSDDEDDLSKMDMGGRAKGRLHRWDFETEEEWATYNEQKEAMPKAAFQFGVKMQDGRKTRKQNKDQKITNDLHKINKILARKKMDKDIDGEGGGGHYDDDVQPGKKLRV, from the exons ATGACGTCGTCAAAGAAACATCACAAGGAGAAAGTTATTCGCCGCAA AGAGGAGAAAGCAGAACAGCCGGAGTTGCCAAAATACAGAGACAGAGCAAAGGAGCGAAGAGAAGATCAAAATCCTGATTATGAGCAGACTGAATTGGGTTCTTTTCACGCCGTTGCGCCTCCTGGAAATGTTGATCTCCG GGCAGCTGAAGCACAGAAGTTATCCATTGAGAAGAGCAAGTATCTTGGAG GTGATGTGGAACACACGCATTTGGTCAAAGGATTGGATTACGCTTTacttaacaaaataagaaGCGAGATTGACAAAAAGCCAGATGCTGAAGATGAGGCTGATGCAAAGTCTAG GGCATCTAAGGAAGACCAAAAATTGTCATTTCGAACTGCAACTGCAAAG TCGGTGTACCAATGCATAGTCAAGCCACAAGCTGTTATAAAAACCAATGAGATGTTCCTTCCTGGTAGGATGTCATTTATTTTCAACATG GAGGGTGGATACACTCATGATATCCCAACCACCTTGCATAGGAGCAAAGCCGACTGTCTGCAACCAGAG GAAATGGTAACTGTCAGTGTTGATGGTTCTGTACTTGATCGAATTGCTAAAATTATGTCATATCTTCGTCTTGGATCTTCTGGAAAGGTtctcaagaagaaaaagaaggagaaagatGCAAAAG TTATAGGAAAGATTTCAATTATTGGTAATGAATTTGTTGAAGAGGATAAGCCCTCGAAGCCTGATGCTGGGACTTCGAAGAATGAAACTAAAAGAGAGATTTtgcctccacctccacctccacctccacctccaggTCCTCCCCCCAGGAAAAATCATATAGATTCAAAAGCACAACAAGGCCCAACTATGGCTAGAGCAGATGAGGATGACATTTTTGTTGGGGATGGTGTTGACTATGCTATTCCTGGTAAGGATTTGAGTCAAAGCCCTCTCTCTGAAGACATGGAAGAGTCTCCCCGGAACAAGGAAAAAGTTTCTTATTTTGATGAACCTGTTTATGGTCCCGTCCAACCCTATGGGGCGCCTCAGGAATGGCAAGAAACA AATGGATACGATGcaacacaaacacaaatgGCTGGGGCCTACCATGGTGAGTGGCCGGCGGAGTACCAATATGCTGAGCAAATGGCTTATCCTGAACAGTACCTCCAGCCAAATATGGAGGGTTATGATGTTGAAGCAGGCCTAAACATACAGGATCCACGCTTTATGACTCAAGAAGAGAAGGATCGGGGTTTAGGATCTGTGTTCAAGCGTGATGACCAAAGACTTCAACAATTGAGGGAGAAAGATGCCCGAGAAAAGGATCCCAACTTCATCTCAGAGAGTTATTCTGAATGTTACCCTGGCTATCAAGAGTATAATCGGGAGATCGTTGACAGCGACGATGAAGATGACTTGTCAAAAATGGATATGGGTGGACGA GCTAAGGGTCGTCTTCACCGATGGGACTTTGAGACAGAAGAAGAATGGGCAACATACAATGAGCAGAAGGAAGCTATGCCGAAGGCAGCATTCCAGTTTGGCGTGAAGATGCAAGATGGTCGAAAGACACGAAAGCAAAACAAGGACCAGAAGATCACTAATGATCTGCACAAGATCAACAAGATACTTGCCAGAAAGAAGATGGATAAGGACATCGATGGAGAGGGCGGCGGCGGCCATTACGACGATGATGTACAGCCTGGCAAGAAGCTTCGTGTTTGA
- the LOC117635700 gene encoding suppressor of mec-8 and unc-52 protein homolog 2 isoform X2, whose product MSRLNWVLFTPLRLLEMLISAEAQKLSIEKSKYLGGDVEHTHLVKGLDYALLNKIRSEIDKKPDAEDEADAKSRASKEDQKLSFRTATAKSVYQCIVKPQAVIKTNEMFLPGRMSFIFNMEGGYTHDIPTTLHRSKADCLQPEEMVTVSVDGSVLDRIAKIMSYLRLGSSGKVLKKKKKEKDAKVIGKISIIGNEFVEEDKPSKPDAGTSKNETKREILPPPPPPPPPPGPPPRKNHIDSKAQQGPTMARADEDDIFVGDGVDYAIPGKDLSQSPLSEDMEESPRNKEKVSYFDEPVYGPVQPYGAPQEWQETNGYDATQTQMAGAYHGEWPAEYQYAEQMAYPEQYLQPNMEGYDVEAGLNIQDPRFMTQEEKDRGLGSVFKRDDQRLQQLREKDAREKDPNFISESYSECYPGYQEYNREIVDSDDEDDLSKMDMGGRAKGRLHRWDFETEEEWATYNEQKEAMPKAAFQFGVKMQDGRKTRKQNKDQKITNDLHKINKILARKKMDKDIDGEGGGGHYDDDVQPGKKLRV is encoded by the exons ATGAGCAGACTGAATTGGGTTCTTTTCACGCCGTTGCGCCTCCTGGAAATGTTGATCTCCG CTGAAGCACAGAAGTTATCCATTGAGAAGAGCAAGTATCTTGGAG GTGATGTGGAACACACGCATTTGGTCAAAGGATTGGATTACGCTTTacttaacaaaataagaaGCGAGATTGACAAAAAGCCAGATGCTGAAGATGAGGCTGATGCAAAGTCTAG GGCATCTAAGGAAGACCAAAAATTGTCATTTCGAACTGCAACTGCAAAG TCGGTGTACCAATGCATAGTCAAGCCACAAGCTGTTATAAAAACCAATGAGATGTTCCTTCCTGGTAGGATGTCATTTATTTTCAACATG GAGGGTGGATACACTCATGATATCCCAACCACCTTGCATAGGAGCAAAGCCGACTGTCTGCAACCAGAG GAAATGGTAACTGTCAGTGTTGATGGTTCTGTACTTGATCGAATTGCTAAAATTATGTCATATCTTCGTCTTGGATCTTCTGGAAAGGTtctcaagaagaaaaagaaggagaaagatGCAAAAG TTATAGGAAAGATTTCAATTATTGGTAATGAATTTGTTGAAGAGGATAAGCCCTCGAAGCCTGATGCTGGGACTTCGAAGAATGAAACTAAAAGAGAGATTTtgcctccacctccacctccacctccacctccaggTCCTCCCCCCAGGAAAAATCATATAGATTCAAAAGCACAACAAGGCCCAACTATGGCTAGAGCAGATGAGGATGACATTTTTGTTGGGGATGGTGTTGACTATGCTATTCCTGGTAAGGATTTGAGTCAAAGCCCTCTCTCTGAAGACATGGAAGAGTCTCCCCGGAACAAGGAAAAAGTTTCTTATTTTGATGAACCTGTTTATGGTCCCGTCCAACCCTATGGGGCGCCTCAGGAATGGCAAGAAACA AATGGATACGATGcaacacaaacacaaatgGCTGGGGCCTACCATGGTGAGTGGCCGGCGGAGTACCAATATGCTGAGCAAATGGCTTATCCTGAACAGTACCTCCAGCCAAATATGGAGGGTTATGATGTTGAAGCAGGCCTAAACATACAGGATCCACGCTTTATGACTCAAGAAGAGAAGGATCGGGGTTTAGGATCTGTGTTCAAGCGTGATGACCAAAGACTTCAACAATTGAGGGAGAAAGATGCCCGAGAAAAGGATCCCAACTTCATCTCAGAGAGTTATTCTGAATGTTACCCTGGCTATCAAGAGTATAATCGGGAGATCGTTGACAGCGACGATGAAGATGACTTGTCAAAAATGGATATGGGTGGACGA GCTAAGGGTCGTCTTCACCGATGGGACTTTGAGACAGAAGAAGAATGGGCAACATACAATGAGCAGAAGGAAGCTATGCCGAAGGCAGCATTCCAGTTTGGCGTGAAGATGCAAGATGGTCGAAAGACACGAAAGCAAAACAAGGACCAGAAGATCACTAATGATCTGCACAAGATCAACAAGATACTTGCCAGAAAGAAGATGGATAAGGACATCGATGGAGAGGGCGGCGGCGGCCATTACGACGATGATGTACAGCCTGGCAAGAAGCTTCGTGTTTGA
- the LOC117635877 gene encoding GDSL esterase/lipase 5-like, producing the protein MANLQNSPLDHSILICVSTLLLSIVFGSCASDHTLSSRTVALFTFGDSTVDPGNNNYIKTIPENQAHYKPYGQNGFFQHPTGRFSDGRIIVDYIADYAKLPLIPPFLQPSADYTNGVNFASAGAGVLSETNQGLVIDLQTQLKNFEEVQKSLTEKFGEVKAKEVISEAVYFISIGSNDYMGGYLANPKMQEQYNPEQYVGMVIGNLTQAIQVLYGKGARKFAFLRLCPLGCLPAFRALNHKASGGGCFEAASALALAHNNALKTVLTSLEYMLKQFKYSTSNFYDWLQDRIDNPYKHGYKDGVNACCGTGPYGGIFTCGGTKEVKDYQLCENADDYVWWDSFHPTERIHEQLAKALWNGASSSVGPYNLEELFSVDEEKLTIGYMVDDPEAQDHFSLLK; encoded by the exons ATGGCAAACCTGCAGAATTCTCCCTTGGATCACTCAATCCTCATCTGTGTGAGCACTCTGCTGTTGTCAATTGTGTTTGGATCATGTGCTAGTGATCACACATTGAGCAGCAGGACTGTTGCCTTATTCACTTTTGGTGACTCAACTGTAGATCCTGGAAACAACAATTACATCAAAACCATTCCTGAGAACCAAGCACATTACAAGCCGTACGGGCAGAACGGCTTCTTCCAACACCCCACGGGACGCTTTTCTGATGGTCGTATCATCGTAGATTACATAG CGGACTATGCAAAGCTGCCACTGATCCCTCCATTTTTACAACCTTCTGCTGATTACACAAATGGTGTCAACTTTGCATCTGCTGGGGCTGGCGTCCTTTCTGAAACCAATCAAGGATTG GTGATTGATCTTCAGACACAATTGAAAAACTTTGAAGAGGTGCAGAAATCACTAACAGAAAAGTTTGGAGAAGTGAAAGCAAAGGAAGTGATATCAGAAGCAGTTTATTTCATTAGTATTGGGAGCAATGATTACATGGGTGGTTATTTGGCCAACCCAAAAATGCAAGAACAATATAACCCTGAACAATATGTGGGGATGGTCATTGGAAACTTGACACAGGCAATCCAA gTGTTGTATGGCAAAGGGGCTAGAAAATTTGCTTTCCTAAGGTTGTGTCCACTTGGATGCTTGCCTGCCTTTAGAGCTCTGAACCACAAAGCCAGTGGAGGGGGTTGCTTTGAAGCAGCTTCTGCCCTTGCTCTAGCACATAACAATGCTTTAAAAACTGTGCTCACAAGCCTTGAATATATGCTCAAACAGTTCAAGTACAGCACCTCCAATTTTTATGATTGGCTCCAGGACAGAATAGATAATCCCTACAAACATG GTTACAAGGATGGAGTGAATGCTTGCTGTGGGACTGGACCCTATGGGGGCATCTTCACCTGTGGAGGCACAAAGGAAGTTAAAGATTACCAATTATGTGAAAATGCTGATGATTATGTATGGTGGGATTCTTTTCACCCCACTGAGAGGATCCATGAGCAGCTTGCAAAGGCTCTCTGGAATGGGGCCTCTTCTTCTGTAGGGCCATACAACCTAGAAGAGCTCTTCTCAGTTGATGAGGAGAAGCTCACTATTGGCTATATGGTTGATGACCCAGAAGCACAAGATCACTTTTCACTTCTAAAATAG
- the LOC117635492 gene encoding probable E3 ubiquitin-protein ligase RNF144A: MDLSITEVGESFNSENTKTQQAFVCEICIELKAAASDWFRIKNCSHAYCRDCMVSYVASKLEENITSIRCPDPDCTSGLLDPEHCRSILPREVFERWGVALCEAVVPASQKVYCPNKDCSAMLIINDDGKKGMIVRQSDCPHCRKLFCAQCKVPWHVGFECAKFQKLNKVEKERENMLRNLAKKEQWRRCPNCRFYVERSRGCNIIQCRRRSQTPLRFQPR; this comes from the exons ATGGATTTATCCATAACTGAAGTTGGGGAGTCTTTCAACTCGGAGAATACAAAGACCCAGCAGGCTTTTGTCTGTGAAATCTGTATTGAGCTCAAGGCAGCAGCATCCGATTGGTTTCGCATAAAAAATTGCAGCCATGCTTACTGTAGGGACTGCATGGTCAGTTACGTGGCCTCCAAGCTTGAAGAGAACATCACAAGCATCCGGTGCCCCGACCCAGATTGCACATCAGGGCTCCTAGATCCCGAGCATTGTCGTTCGATCCTCCCCCGGGAGGTGTTTGAGAGGTGGGGAGTTGCCTTGTGTGAGGCTGTGGTACCTGCCTCTCAAAAGGTTTACTGTCCCAACAAGGATTGCTCTGCAATGCTAATCATTAATGATGATGGGAAGAAAGGGATGATCGTAAGGCAATCGGACTGCCCCCATTGTAGGAAATTGTTCTGCGCGCAGTGTAAGGTTCCTTGGCACGTAGGGTTTGAGTGTGCCAAGTTTCAGAAGTTGAACAAGGTTGAGAAGGAAAGGGAGAACATGTTGAGAAACCTTGCGAAGAAGGAACAATGGAGGAGATGTCCCAATTGCAGGTTCTATGTGGAAAGATCGCGGGGTTGCAACATCATCCAATGCAG GAGGAGGTCCCAGACTCCCCTGCGATTTCAACCTCgctaa
- the LOC117633741 gene encoding phosphoinositide phosphatase SAC3 — MASSENEPVSHLEDEPRPPPPQHFDMQKFRLYETRSNFYMIGRDKTRTYWRVLKIDRLDPCELNIREDSTTYTERECSDLLRRIHEGNKATGGLKFVTTCYGIVGFIKFLGPYYMLLITKRRQIGAICGHMVYAISKSEMIPLPNPSVQSSIANSKNENRYKKLLCTVDLTKDFFFSYSYHVMRSLQKNMCKNQTGHVLYETMFVWNEFLTRGIRNHLQNTIWTVALVYGFFRQATLSISGRDFKLTLIARRSRHYAGTRYLKRGVNEKGRVANDVETEQIVFEDVPEGFPMQISSVVQNRGSIPLFWSQETSRLNIKPDIILSKKDQNYEATRLHFENLVKRYGNPIIILNLIKTQEKRPRESILRAEFANAIDFINKDLSEENRLKFLHWDLHKHSRSKATNALLLLGKVATYALTLTGFFYCQVNPALRPEGVIKWPSSGNFENGDLSPQEHSANGNEDADNIEKTPSGSKNIANGNHSVKPSTFQSGVLRTNCIDCLDRTNVAQYAYGLAALGQQLHSLGVVENPKIDLDAPLADHLMGFYERMGDTLAHQYGGSAAHNKIFSERRGQWRAATQSQEFFRTLQRYYSNAYMDAEKQDAINVFLGHFQPQEGKPALWELDSDQHYYSGRDEPKDKDLDGRSIFKRSYSDGNILRESSSPMSSPHVKPEKFTNSCMPDPSQQESKILSESSPDISTSESDIAYSRYAPSMPRRQLFGELQRYRCLESDHIYYSERGDSYNFSNFVDLDWLSSSGNSCEEEPFERSSILTNSPIEGLSSENVVNGIMGDSTPSTSEYGSGLKGKEQTGPNLSFNNGESSNVLEEYPDSFVNWVNYGETLCH; from the exons ATGGCGTCCTCAGAGAATGAGCCTGTGTCTCACTTGGAAGACGAACCTcgtcctcctcctcctcaacaTTTCGATATGCAGAAATTCAGGCTTTACGAAACTCGATCG AACTTTTACATGATTGGAAGGGACAAGACTAGAACTTATTGGAGAGTACTAAAGATTGACCGGTTGGATCCTTGTGAGCTTAACATTCGTGAAGATTCTACTACGTACACTGAAAGAGAATGTTCTGACCTCTTAAGGCGGATACATGAAGGAAACAAGGCCACAGGTGGATTAAAGTTTGTCACTACTTGTTACGGAATTGTCG GATTCATTAAATTTCTGGGGCCATATTACATGCTTCTTATCACGAAAAGAAGACAGATAGGTGCCATCTGTGGTCACATGGTGTATGCCATCTCCAAGAGTGAAATGATCCCACTTCCAAATCCTTCTGTTCAGTCCAGTATCGCTAAttctaaaaatgaaaacag ATACAAGAAGCTCTTATGCACAGTGGACCTTACAAAGGACTTCTTTTTCAGCTACTCATACCATGTTATGCGTAGTCTGCAAAAGAACATGTGTAAGAATCAGACAGGACATGTCCTTTATGAAACCATGTTTGTCTGGAATGAATTCTTAACTCGGGGAATTCGGAATCACCTTCAAAATACTATTTGGACAGTTGCTTTGGTTTACGGCTTCTTTAGACAG GCCACTCTCTCTATATCTGGACGTGACTTCAAACTGACCCTTATTGCAAGGCGTTCACGTCATTATGCGGGCACCAG GTATCTAAAACGTGGTGTTAATGAGAAGGGAAGAGTAGCTAATGATGTTGAGACAGAACAGATTGTCTTTGAGGATGTTCCTGAGGGCTTTCCGATGCAAATAAGTTCTGTCGTTCAGAACCGTGGCTCAATCCCTCTATTTTGGTCACAGGAAACATCACGTTTAAATATCAAACCAGATATAATAT TGTCAAAGAAGGACCAAAACTATGAAGCCACTAGGCTTCACTTTGAAAATCTTGTCAAGCGATATGGGAACCCCATTATCATATTGAATCTGATCAAG ACTCAAGAGAAGAGGCCTCGAGAGTCCATACTTCGTGCAGAATTTGCTAATGCAATAGATTTCATTAATAAAGACTTATCTGAGGAGAACCGTCTTAAATTCCTCCACTGGGATCTGCACAAACATTCCCGGAG CAAAGCTACAAATGCTTTACTACTCTTGGGCAAGGTGGCTACATATGCCTTGACGCTAACTGGATTCTTCTATTGCCAAGTTAACCCAGCACTGAGACCTGAGGGTGTAATTAAGTGGCCTTCCTCTGG GAATTTTGAAAATGGTGACTTATCTCCCCAAGAACATAGTGCTAATGGTAATGAGGATGCTGATAACATAGAGAAAACACCTAGTGGAAGCAAAAATATTGCAAATGGTAATCATTCTGTCAAGCCATCCACGTTCCAAAGTGGGGTGCTTAGGACCAATTGCATAGACTGTCTGGATCGCACAAATGTTGCTCAGTATGCATATGGCTTGGCTGCGTTGGGACAACAGCTTCATTCGTTGGGAGTTGTAGAGAATCCAAAGATAGACCTTGATGCTCCTTTGGCTGATCATTTGATGGGATTTTATGAAAGAATGGGCGACACACTTGCGCACCAGTATGGTGGTTCAGCTGCTCACAATAAg ATATTTTCTGAGAGAAGGGGTCAGTGGAGAGCAGCAACTCAATCTCAGGAGTTCTTTAGAACTCTTCAACGGTATTACAGCAATGCTTACATGGATGCAGAGAAGCAAGATGCAATTAATGT ATTTCTGGGGCATTTTCAACCACAAGAAGGTAAACCTGCATTGTGGGAATTGGATTCAGACCAGCATTATTACTCTGGGAGGGATGAACCAAAAGATAAGGATCTAGATGGAAG GTCCATTTTCAAAAGATCTTATTCCGACGGTAATATTCTTCGTGAAAGCAGCTCACCTATGTCATCCCCACATGTTAAGCCGGAGAAATTTACTAACTCTTGTATGCCAGATCCATCACAACAAGAAAGCAAGATTCTTTCAGAGTCATCACCTGATATATCAACTTCTGAGAGTGATATTGCCTATTCAAG GTACGCTCCCTCAATGCCTCGCAGGCAACTTTTTGGAGAGTTGCAGAGATACCGGTGCCTTGAAAGTGATCATATCTACTATTCTGAACGTGGAGATTCATACAACTTCTCAAACTTTGTTGACCTAGACTGGCTATCTTCTTCCGGGAATTCTTGTGAGGAGGAGCCATTCGAGAG GTCATCAATACTGACAAACTCTCCAATTGAGGGACTATCATCGGAGAATGTTGTTAATGGAATAATGGGAGATTCTACCCCCTCTACAAGTGAATATGGATCCGGCTTGAAG GGGAAGGAGCAGACAGGACCAAATTTATCCTTTAATAACGGAGAGAGTTCCAATGTTCTTGAGGAGTATCCAGATAGCTTTGTGAACTGGGTCAACTATGGAGAGACACTCTGCCACTGA